The Synechococcales cyanobacterium T60_A2020_003 genome segment AGGTGGATCGGGTCGGTGGAGTGGATCGCGAAATTCGGGTGGATCTGAATCCGGATCGCCTGAAGGCGTTGGGCATTACAGCTACCCAGGTTAACGATCAAATCCGAGCGCTGAATGTGGATCTCCCTGGTGGCCGTTCGGATGCAGGTAGCACCCAAAACAATATCCGCACCCTCGGCAGTGCAAACAGCGTGGAAGCCTTGGAATCCTACCGGATTGCATTGCCGAACGGAGGATCCGCACCGTTGAGCAGTTTGGGCACGGTGAAGGATGGCACCGCAGAACCTCAGCAATATGCCCGCTTTGTCGATTTGATTGCAGACGGCTCGGACGCAACACCGCAATCGGTCGTGGCCTTCTCGGTATTCCGAAGCACAGGCAGTACCCTGGTTTCGGTGGAAGAGGCCGTGCGGGCGGAAGTGGCGAAATTACAGCCCACTTTGCCAAAGGATGTGCGTTTGCAGCTAATCGTGACCCAGGCCGATGCCATTCGGGATTCCTACAAAGCAACGCTAGACGCCCTGATTATGGGATCAGTCCTGACGGTGATTGTAGTAGGGGTATTCCTGCGAGATTGGCGACCCACGCTAATTACGGCTCTGGCCTTACCGCTGTCGGTTATTCCCACCTTTCTGGTGATGCGATCGCTCGATTACACCCTAAACGGCATGACCCTGCTGGCGTTGGCGTTGGCAATGGGGAACTTAGTGGACGATGCCATTTGCATGATCGAGAACATCGATCAGCACGTGCAAATGGGTAAATCTCCCTGGCGGGCATCGTTGGATGCATCGGCAGAAATTGGCTTAGCGGTGGTTGCGACTACGGCAACCATTGTGGCGGTGTTCGTTCCGGTGGCCTTCATGGGCGGCATTCCCGGTCAATTTTTCCAGCCCTTTGGGATTACCGTTGCCGTTGCGACCATGTTCTCAACCTTGGTGGCCTGTACGATGACACCGATGCTGGCGGCGCGGCTTCTGCGTTCCAAGCCTGCGTCTAAACCGAGCCGAAATCGGGAGGCGACGTTGGCAAATACCTCCCAGCGACGATTTCAGCCCTATCGGGCACTCCTGACCTGGGCCTTGCGCCATCGCCTGTTAACCCTTGCCCTTGCTCTCATCTTCTTTGTGGGTAGTCTGCAACTGGTGCCGCTGATTCCTAAAGGACTGTTTAATGCGGGCGATCGCGGCCTCAGTACCGTTGCGATTGAATTGCCTCCTGGTTCGACGTTGGCGGATACGGATCTCGTGGCTCAACAAACAACCCAGCTTCTCCAATCCCACCCTGCCGTTCGATCGATGCTGATCGAGGTGGGAACGGGCAGTACGGATGGGGTAGATACGGGCAAGATCTCTGTTAATTTGAAGCCGAAGGGCGATCGCACCCAGTCGCAGCAAGAGTTTGAAACCCAGATGCGATCGCAGTTTCAAGGAATTCCAGGAGCGCGAGTGCTGTTCCAATCCCAAGGGGCGGGGGGCAGTTCAAAAGATCTAAACATCATTCTCAAAAGCGATAATGCTGCCGCCCTAGATCAAGTGGCTCAAGCCTTAGAGCAACAGATGCGAGACTTGCCGGGATTCGTAGATGTAAGTTCCAGCGCTAGCCTGGTGAAGCCGGAAATTCTGATTATTCCCAATCGGGAACGAGCGGCAGATTTGGGCGTATCGGTTCAATCCATTGCTCGAACGGCGTCCCTGGCAACGATTGGGGATACGGAATCAAACCTGGCTAAATTCGATCTGCCCGATCGCCAAATTCCCATCCGCGTTCAGCTAGATCCTGCAACCCGCACCGATCTCAGCACCCTCCGCAGTTTGGAAGTTCCCACCCAGAGTGGCTCGCTAGTGCCCATTTCAGCCGTGGCAGACATTCGCTTTGGCAGTGGCCCTGCAACCATTGAACGATTCGATCGCGCCCGCCAAGTTACGTTTGGGGCAAACTTGGAAGGTCTATCCTTAGGGGATGGGTTGGCGATGGTGGAACAACTGCCTGCCCTTCAGTCCCTCCCTCCGGACGTGGAACAGCAACCCTCCGGGGATGCCGAGATCATGCGCGATGTGTTCTCTCGCTTTGGCTTGGCTCTGGCAACGGCCATTATCTGCATCTACGCGATCCTGGTGTTGCTGTACAACAACTTCCTCTATCCCTTCACCATTCTGACGGCATTGCCTCTCTC includes the following:
- a CDS encoding efflux RND transporter permease subunit codes for the protein MHFSAWSIRKPVPILVAFLVMLLAGLLSFTQLGIDDTPNIDIPAVSVTVTQAGAGPTELESQVTKKVEDAVAGVGNIDEINSVVNDGISTTTITFILGTDSDRATNDVRNAVAQIRQDLPPDVTEPVVQRLEFAGSSIMTYAVSSEQRSVEALSDLVDRTISRALLSVPGVAKVDRVGGVDREIRVDLNPDRLKALGITATQVNDQIRALNVDLPGGRSDAGSTQNNIRTLGSANSVEALESYRIALPNGGSAPLSSLGTVKDGTAEPQQYARFVDLIADGSDATPQSVVAFSVFRSTGSTLVSVEEAVRAEVAKLQPTLPKDVRLQLIVTQADAIRDSYKATLDALIMGSVLTVIVVGVFLRDWRPTLITALALPLSVIPTFLVMRSLDYTLNGMTLLALALAMGNLVDDAICMIENIDQHVQMGKSPWRASLDASAEIGLAVVATTATIVAVFVPVAFMGGIPGQFFQPFGITVAVATMFSTLVACTMTPMLAARLLRSKPASKPSRNREATLANTSQRRFQPYRALLTWALRHRLLTLALALIFFVGSLQLVPLIPKGLFNAGDRGLSTVAIELPPGSTLADTDLVAQQTTQLLQSHPAVRSMLIEVGTGSTDGVDTGKISVNLKPKGDRTQSQQEFETQMRSQFQGIPGARVLFQSQGAGGSSKDLNIILKSDNAAALDQVAQALEQQMRDLPGFVDVSSSASLVKPEILIIPNRERAADLGVSVQSIARTASLATIGDTESNLAKFDLPDRQIPIRVQLDPATRTDLSTLRSLEVPTQSGSLVPISAVADIRFGSGPATIERFDRARQVTFGANLEGLSLGDGLAMVEQLPALQSLPPDVEQQPSGDAEIMRDVFSRFGLALATAIICIYAILVLLYNNFLYPFTILTALPLSLGGALIALMVTQKELGLFALIGIVLLMGLVTKNAILLVDCALANERDFGMPQYKAVLESGVSRLRPILMTTLSTIAGMVPIALELGAEAETRSPMAIAVIGGMITATLLTLVVVPVIFTYVDSFQARVRGLLGDRASANVELS